Proteins co-encoded in one Ruegeria pomeroyi DSS-3 genomic window:
- the purD gene encoding phosphoribosylamine--glycine ligase produces the protein MNILILGSGGREHALAWAVMQNPKCDKLIVAPGNAGIAQIAECAELDIMDGGLVATFAEENAIDFVIVGPEAPLAAGVADRLREAGFLVFGPSAAAARLEASKSFTKEICDAAGAPTAGYARFTQAGPAKDYIRAQGAPIVIKADGLAAGKGVIVAMDEATALEAIDDMLGGAFGDAGAEVVIEEFMEGEEASLFVLVDGEEVLSIGTAQDHKRVGEGDTGPNTGGMGAYSPAPVLSAEVEARAMEEIVKPTMAEMARRGVPFQGVLYVGLMIKDGAPRLVEYNVRFGDPECQVLMLRLGAQAMDLMHATAEGRLREARVNWAEDHAITVVMAANGYPGSYQKGSEIKGLDTLPEDSRNMVFHAGTAAREGAIVATGGRVLNVTARGDSLAEARDRAYAMVEAIDWPGGFYRRDIGWRAL, from the coding sequence CGGTGGGCGCGAACACGCGCTGGCCTGGGCGGTGATGCAGAACCCCAAATGCGACAAGCTGATCGTGGCGCCGGGCAATGCGGGGATCGCGCAGATCGCCGAATGCGCCGAGCTGGACATCATGGATGGCGGGTTGGTGGCGACTTTCGCCGAGGAGAATGCCATCGACTTTGTCATCGTCGGCCCCGAGGCGCCCTTGGCCGCCGGCGTGGCCGACCGGCTGCGCGAGGCGGGGTTCCTGGTCTTTGGCCCCTCGGCGGCGGCGGCGCGGCTGGAGGCCTCGAAAAGCTTTACCAAGGAGATTTGCGATGCCGCAGGGGCCCCGACCGCGGGCTATGCGCGCTTTACCCAGGCCGGGCCTGCCAAGGATTACATCCGCGCGCAGGGTGCTCCCATCGTGATCAAGGCCGACGGTCTGGCCGCAGGTAAGGGCGTGATCGTGGCGATGGACGAGGCGACGGCGCTGGAGGCAATCGACGACATGCTGGGCGGCGCCTTTGGCGATGCGGGCGCCGAGGTGGTGATCGAGGAATTCATGGAAGGTGAAGAGGCCTCGCTTTTCGTGCTGGTGGATGGCGAGGAGGTGCTGTCGATCGGCACCGCACAGGACCACAAGCGGGTGGGCGAGGGCGATACCGGCCCCAATACCGGCGGCATGGGTGCCTATTCGCCCGCGCCGGTGCTGAGCGCCGAGGTCGAGGCGCGCGCGATGGAGGAGATCGTCAAGCCGACCATGGCCGAGATGGCGCGGCGCGGCGTGCCCTTCCAGGGCGTCCTCTATGTCGGGCTGATGATCAAGGACGGTGCGCCGCGTCTGGTGGAATACAATGTCCGCTTCGGGGACCCGGAATGCCAGGTACTGATGCTGCGGCTGGGTGCGCAGGCGATGGACCTGATGCATGCCACCGCCGAGGGCCGGCTTCGCGAGGCCCGGGTGAACTGGGCAGAGGATCACGCGATCACCGTGGTGATGGCCGCGAACGGCTATCCCGGATCCTATCAGAAAGGCAGCGAGATCAAGGGGCTGGATACCTTGCCCGAGGATAGCCGCAATATGGTTTTCCATGCGGGTACCGCCGCCCGCGAGGGCGCGATTGTTGCCACCGGCGGCCGGGTGCTGAACGTGACCGCGCGCGGCGACAGCCTCGCCGAGGCGCGTGACCGGGCCTATGCCATGGTCGAGGCGATCGACTGGCCGGGTGGGTTCTATCGCCGCGATATCGGCTGGCGTGCGCTCTGA
- the metZ gene encoding O-succinylhomoserine sulfhydrylase, whose amino-acid sequence MSTDWSKRTQAVHGGTRRSQWGEVSEAIFLTQGFVYETAEQAEARFIDCGPDEFIYARYGNPTVAMFEQRIAALEGGEDAFATASGMAAVNGALVSMLKAGDHVVSAKALFGSCLYILENILTRYGVEVTFVDGTDLEQWRAAVRPETKAVFFESMSNPTLEVIDITAVAEIAHSVGAKVVVDNVFSTPVFSRAIQQGADVVVYSATKHIDGQGRALGGVIIGSREFIRGTVEPYLKHTGGALSPFSAWIMLKGLETMALRVNAQAETAQKLAEALEGHPELVRTLYPGLKSHAQNALIQSQLGGKGGTVLSLDLRGGKPAAFRFLNALTIPVISNNLGDAKSIATHPATTTHQRLSEAQRAELGITPGLIRFSVGLEDAGDLLADLRAALDSSAG is encoded by the coding sequence ATGAGCACGGATTGGAGCAAGCGCACGCAGGCAGTCCATGGCGGCACCCGCCGGAGCCAGTGGGGCGAGGTGAGCGAAGCGATCTTTCTGACGCAGGGCTTTGTTTACGAGACCGCCGAGCAGGCCGAGGCGCGGTTCATCGACTGTGGCCCGGACGAGTTCATCTATGCCCGATACGGCAACCCGACGGTTGCCATGTTCGAACAGCGCATCGCCGCGCTCGAAGGGGGCGAGGACGCCTTTGCCACCGCCTCGGGCATGGCTGCGGTCAACGGCGCGCTGGTGTCGATGCTGAAGGCGGGCGACCATGTGGTCTCGGCCAAGGCTCTGTTTGGGTCGTGCCTCTATATCCTTGAGAATATCCTGACCCGCTACGGGGTCGAGGTGACATTTGTCGACGGCACCGATCTGGAGCAATGGCGCGCGGCGGTCAGGCCCGAAACCAAGGCGGTGTTCTTTGAGAGCATGTCGAACCCGACGCTGGAGGTGATCGACATTACCGCCGTGGCCGAGATCGCCCATTCGGTGGGCGCCAAGGTGGTGGTGGACAACGTGTTCTCGACGCCCGTCTTCTCGCGTGCCATCCAGCAGGGTGCCGATGTGGTGGTCTATTCCGCGACCAAGCATATCGACGGGCAGGGCCGCGCGCTGGGCGGGGTGATCATCGGCAGCCGCGAGTTCATCCGGGGCACGGTGGAGCCCTATCTGAAACATACCGGCGGCGCGCTCAGCCCGTTCAGCGCCTGGATCATGCTCAAGGGGCTCGAGACCATGGCGCTGCGCGTGAATGCCCAGGCCGAAACCGCGCAGAAGCTGGCCGAGGCGCTGGAGGGGCACCCGGAGCTGGTGCGCACGCTCTATCCCGGGCTGAAGAGCCATGCCCAGAACGCGCTGATCCAGAGCCAGCTGGGCGGCAAGGGGGGCACCGTGCTGTCGCTCGACCTCAGGGGCGGCAAACCGGCGGCGTTCCGTTTTCTGAACGCGCTGACTATCCCGGTGATCTCGAACAATCTGGGTGATGCCAAATCCATCGCCACCCATCCCGCCACCACCACCCATCAACGGTTGAGCGAGGCGCAGCGGGCCGAGCTGGGCATCACGCCGGGCCTGATCCGTTTCTCGGTCGGGCTCGAGGATGCGGGCGACTTGCTGGCTGATCTTCGGGCTGCTCTCGACTCTTCCGCCGGCTAG
- a CDS encoding LuxR C-terminal-related transcriptional regulator → MPGPVDKDLLDNAYATRELRGLAFDWVPVGIVVTEARVIREVNHRFCSMFGYEREELLDRLFVFLYPSDEEFQNILHRGDKDLGEGNLYWDERVMRRRDGELFWCRVRGQTFTPEEPLARAVWTFADLSEIRRYQPLSRREREVYSLLGEGKTSKEIARELDLSYRTVEVHRARLLKKFGVSNTAALFQSLGDIGGEHVVPSAG, encoded by the coding sequence ATGCCGGGACCGGTCGACAAGGATCTGTTGGACAACGCCTATGCCACGCGCGAATTGCGCGGGCTGGCCTTTGACTGGGTGCCGGTCGGCATCGTGGTGACCGAGGCGCGGGTGATCCGCGAGGTCAATCACCGCTTCTGCTCCATGTTCGGCTATGAGCGCGAGGAGTTGCTGGACCGGCTGTTTGTGTTCCTCTACCCCTCGGACGAGGAGTTTCAGAACATCCTGCATCGCGGCGACAAGGATCTGGGCGAGGGCAATCTCTATTGGGACGAGCGGGTGATGCGGCGTCGCGATGGCGAGCTGTTCTGGTGTCGGGTGCGCGGCCAGACCTTTACCCCCGAGGAACCGCTGGCGCGCGCGGTCTGGACCTTTGCCGACCTTTCCGAGATCCGCCGTTATCAGCCGCTGAGCCGGCGCGAGCGCGAGGTCTATTCGCTGCTGGGCGAGGGAAAGACAAGCAAGGAGATCGCGCGCGAACTGGACCTCAGCTATCGCACGGTCGAGGTGCACCGGGCGCGGCTCTTGAAGAAGTTCGGGGTCAGCAATACCGCCGCCCTGTTCCAGTCGCTGGGCGATATCGGCGGCGAACATGTGGTGCCGTCCGCCGGGTGA
- a CDS encoding 2Fe-2S iron-sulfur cluster-binding protein encodes MAKITYIEHNGTQHTVEVANGLTVMEGARDNNIPGIEADCGGACACSTCHVYIHPDWVEKLPAKDDMEEDMLDFAYEPDPARSRLTCQLKVTDALDGLVVQMPEKQI; translated from the coding sequence ATGGCAAAGATCACCTATATCGAGCATAACGGCACCCAGCACACGGTCGAGGTCGCCAACGGCCTGACCGTGATGGAAGGCGCCCGCGACAATAACATCCCGGGCATCGAGGCCGATTGCGGCGGCGCCTGCGCCTGTTCCACCTGCCATGTCTATATCCATCCCGACTGGGTCGAGAAACTGCCCGCCAAGGATGACATGGAAGAAGACATGCTCGATTTCGCCTACGAGCCCGACCCGGCCCGCTCGCGCCTGACCTGCCAGTTGAAGGTCACCGATGCACTGGACGGTCTCGTGGTGCAGATGCCCGAAAAGCAGATCTGA
- a CDS encoding FG-GAP repeat domain-containing protein — protein MTGAMPAPAGTGFPDGIARNSDKAPRRPLRPLHTLLRGAALTWCLWLAPVGAWACEARYAEHGLPGRGAETSFSNRTAAGRHEAWAPRDADLRFHAAYAVETDEYGHGVLGGLKDAKALTIHVSRPGDPRITCPAEATLPPGAVFEDIAPHLADLDGDGLPEVIAVRSTVNDGARLEIYDRRARLLAATPPIGTRNRWLAVLGAADLDGDGFMEIAYVDRPHLAKTLRIWRYRDGSLTQIASLRGLTNHRIGEEFITGGLRDCGSGPEIILASADWRQVVALRHDDEWQSRALGAFSAGAVAAALSCKTR, from the coding sequence ATGACCGGCGCGATGCCGGCCCCCGCAGGGACCGGGTTTCCCGACGGCATTGCGCGCAATTCAGACAAGGCGCCGCGTCGACCGCTGCGCCCTTTGCACACGCTGTTGCGCGGCGCGGCTTTGACGTGGTGCCTGTGGCTGGCCCCGGTCGGCGCCTGGGCCTGCGAGGCGCGCTATGCCGAGCACGGCCTGCCCGGGCGCGGGGCCGAGACCTCCTTCTCCAACCGCACCGCTGCGGGCCGGCACGAGGCCTGGGCCCCGCGCGACGCGGATCTGCGGTTCCATGCCGCCTATGCGGTGGAGACCGACGAATACGGCCATGGCGTGCTGGGCGGGCTGAAGGATGCCAAGGCGCTGACCATCCATGTCTCGCGCCCCGGCGATCCCCGCATCACCTGCCCGGCAGAGGCCACCCTGCCCCCCGGCGCGGTGTTCGAGGATATCGCGCCGCATCTGGCCGATCTGGACGGCGACGGCCTGCCCGAGGTGATCGCCGTGCGCAGCACGGTAAACGACGGCGCCCGGCTTGAAATCTATGACCGTCGCGCCCGCCTTCTGGCCGCGACTCCGCCGATCGGGACCCGCAACCGCTGGCTGGCGGTTCTGGGCGCCGCCGATCTGGACGGCGACGGGTTCATGGAAATCGCCTATGTCGACCGCCCGCACCTGGCAAAGACCCTTCGCATCTGGCGCTACCGTGACGGCAGCCTGACCCAGATCGCCAGCCTGCGCGGCCTGACCAACCATCGCATCGGCGAGGAATTCATAACCGGCGGGCTGCGCGATTGCGGCAGCGGCCCCGAGATCATTCTGGCCAGCGCCGATTGGCGTCAGGTCGTCGCGCTGCGCCATGACGACGAGTGGCAAAGCCGCGCTCTTGGCGCCTTCTCGGCCGGTGCCGTTGCCGCCGCCCTGTCCTGCAAGACACGATGA
- the folE2 gene encoding GTP cyclohydrolase FolE2, translated as MNLHPRDIDETPDRDAAAAALAVLRRWASGATSTEISELDPSVARLLPDAALSNYPDLSRQYPEDFTVDATYRAGLPDLQNGPSSLIRGAKQQIQHVGISNFRLPIRFHRKEGDDLTLETSVTGTVSLEAGKKGINMSRIMRSFYKHAERTFSFEVIEAALDDYMTDLDSFDARIQMRFSYPERIESLRSGLSGYQYYDIALELVEQGGERLKIMHLDYVYSSTCPCSLELSEHARSSRGQLATPHSQRSVARLSVVVDGDASCLWFEDLIALCRRAVPTETQVMVKREDEQAFAELNAANPIFVEDAARLFCAELLADHRIGDFRVVASHQESLHSHDAVSVLTEGATFATASLDPRLFATLFHVG; from the coding sequence ATGAACCTACACCCCCGCGATATCGACGAGACACCCGACCGCGACGCAGCCGCCGCCGCGCTTGCGGTGTTGCGCCGCTGGGCCTCGGGTGCCACCAGCACCGAGATCAGCGAGCTTGACCCCTCGGTCGCACGGCTGCTGCCGGATGCGGCCCTGTCGAACTATCCCGATCTCAGCCGGCAGTACCCAGAGGATTTCACCGTCGATGCAACCTATCGCGCCGGGCTGCCTGACCTGCAGAACGGCCCGTCCAGCCTGATCCGCGGGGCAAAGCAGCAGATCCAGCATGTGGGCATCTCGAATTTCCGCCTGCCGATCCGCTTTCACCGCAAGGAGGGCGACGACCTGACGCTGGAAACCTCGGTGACCGGCACCGTCAGCCTGGAGGCGGGCAAGAAGGGCATCAACATGTCCCGCATCATGCGGTCCTTCTACAAACATGCCGAGCGCACGTTCAGCTTTGAGGTGATCGAGGCCGCGCTGGACGATTACATGACCGATCTGGACAGTTTCGACGCGCGTATCCAGATGCGGTTCTCCTATCCCGAGCGGATCGAAAGCCTGCGTTCGGGGCTGAGCGGCTATCAGTACTACGATATCGCGCTGGAACTGGTCGAACAGGGCGGCGAGCGGCTCAAGATCATGCATCTGGACTATGTCTATTCCTCGACCTGCCCCTGTTCGCTGGAACTCAGCGAACATGCGCGCTCCAGCCGGGGGCAGCTGGCCACGCCGCATTCGCAGCGCTCGGTCGCGCGGCTGTCGGTGGTGGTGGATGGCGATGCCAGCTGTCTGTGGTTCGAGGATCTGATCGCGCTGTGCCGCCGGGCGGTGCCGACCGAGACGCAGGTGATGGTCAAGCGCGAGGACGAGCAGGCATTCGCCGAGCTGAACGCCGCCAACCCGATCTTTGTCGAGGACGCGGCGCGGCTGTTCTGCGCCGAGCTGCTGGCCGACCACCGGATCGGCGATTTCCGGGTGGTCGCGAGCCACCAGGAAAGCCTGCACAGCCATGATGCGGTCTCGGTCCTGACCGAGGGGGCGACCTTTGCCACCGCCAGTCTCGATCCGCGCCTCTTCGCCACGCTGTTCCACGTCGGATAG
- a CDS encoding peptidoglycan-binding domain-containing protein → MMSRSALFCALALVGLSGCDTGLPDVDALREPEVSRFTAEAPPGAAPGTCWGKQVTPAIIETVTHQVMLQPAEIQSDGSVLQPAVYKTETRQEIVRERKETWFETLCAQELTPDFVASVQRALAARGFYRGAPSGEMDARTRAAVRRYQEPQGLDSGILSRAAARDLGLVAVDRG, encoded by the coding sequence ATGATGTCACGATCCGCCCTTTTCTGTGCGCTGGCCCTTGTCGGGCTGAGCGGTTGCGATACCGGCTTGCCGGATGTGGATGCTCTGCGCGAGCCGGAAGTGTCGCGTTTTACCGCCGAGGCGCCGCCGGGGGCGGCGCCGGGCACCTGCTGGGGCAAACAGGTGACTCCTGCGATCATCGAAACGGTGACCCATCAGGTGATGCTGCAACCGGCCGAGATACAGAGCGACGGCAGCGTGTTGCAGCCGGCGGTCTACAAGACCGAGACCCGCCAGGAGATCGTGCGCGAACGCAAGGAAACCTGGTTCGAGACGCTCTGCGCGCAGGAGTTGACGCCCGATTTCGTCGCCTCGGTGCAGCGGGCGCTGGCGGCGCGTGGCTTCTATCGCGGTGCGCCCAGCGGCGAGATGGATGCCCGCACCCGGGCAGCGGTGCGGCGCTATCAGGAACCGCAGGGGCTGGACAGTGGCATTCTCTCGCGCGCGGCGGCGCGCGATCTGGGGCTGGTGGCGGTCGATCGCGGCTGA